TGAAAAtgcaactttttaaaaatgtagttaaattttgataaaattgcatCTTAAACTACTTTTAAAATCGTTAAATAAGCACTTGTGAGATGGTTCTTATGGCGTTCACTTGTCCATATTGAACTAACAATTTGAGTCGGCACTTGCAAGAagattattgaaaaaatattcaGTTTGCAAAATTGCGGGGCCAAAGGCACtttgatcttttcttttctctttttttttttttttttttttcaaaaagaacaaccaaaaacaaaaaaaaaaaaacaaaaacaaaaacaaagggaGAACGTTAAAAACATGTGGAAAGTGATTAGTTATTTTCTTGGTGGACAAACAACATCCTTTCCACTCATCCTCTTTGCATGGATGCGTAGAATTGGGTTTGAACACAAACCCTCCAACCTCAAAATTccaaacctttttattttattttatttcttttcttctcaacTAATCCAACCCACATCCCCATATCATCTCCACCCCAGATCTGTTCCTCCcttcatttttctgttttttttttttttttttttttttttttttttttttttttgacagccAAAGGCATAAAAATCCAAAATACTCAGACGACAGACAACCTCATTCCAACCCATATCCCTGTCCTGGTTGGTCAAGACCATCACATTTGACATTTCACAGAGGGAgggagcgagagagagagagtggtatTGGTGAATGGACGAGGTGATCACTGCAGCGGACGCGACCAGAACGACGTCGTCAGCGGCAGCAGCACCAACTTCCTTGCTACCTTCGAACCTGCCTCTCCTCTCGGCCATCCTCGCCTGCGCTCTCGCCCAGTTTCTCAAGCTCTTCACCACCTGGTCCCcacaatctctctttctctctcaatttcaacgttttttgtttcaaattttggaaatttgttGGTGGGTTTGCAATTTTCGAGGTTTAAACGATTTTTGTAATGCTTACGAAACGTAGTAGTTTGATTATTGCCACCCATGAAGAGAAACTCGTTGATAAACTATATCTCTGTTCTTGGTTTGATTAAAAACGCGTTATTTGATGGATTGGGTCAGAAATCGCAAGACacacaattttattattattattattatttgttttggatttggatttgttttggTGCTTGTTTGGTGGTTGGAAATTGAGAGGAAATGTATGCATATTTAGAgtgattttatgttttgttttgttttttttgctttatttaagTTTATGGGTTTACTCAGTAGGATTTAAGAGCGATTTACATACAAAATAGGAATTTTACGATCGACTTCTTGAGGCTTAGATCCTAAAGTCATGCACTTTACTTGCATAATGACACGCCCAAGATTTtgttttagcctttttttttttttttttgaaatattagctCAATTTATTTCTTTGTGTTTGTTCTAAGATGCTCAGGTATAAAGAAAAGAGATGGGATTCTAAAAGGATGCTTGATTCTGGTGGAATGCCTTCGTCACATTCCGCGACTGTGACGGCTTTAGTAGTGGCTATAGGCCTACAGGAAGGAACAGGAGGACCGGCTTTTGCCATTGCAGTGGTCTTGGCATGTGTTGTATGTACTTCATAACCTTTTTTCACTTACGAGATTGTCCTGTTATGGCCCGATTATGCACAATTCTAGCATATTTTTGGTTGCTGAGATGACCCAATTGTGCACCAATTAGCAAGGTTGTGAATCTTGGTATGAACTTTACTTGGTGGCTCCTATTGATACAAGATTGGCAGATAATAAGGGATCTGGTTTGATCAATTGTCAAATGCCTGCAAAAGGGCATCAATagtgttatttttttaactatagTTGCCCCTTGCTTCTAACCCACCAGCCTTTGTTTTAGAGGAGTGTGAAATATGTGATTCAAAATAGCACTTTCAGGTTGCATACAAGCAGTCAAAAATGTTGAGATTCTTGTGAATATCAAATCACCATGTTTTTAAGTCATTGGTTCATGGTGTCGTGAATGTTCTCATGTTTGCGTTATGTCTTCTTATCATTTTCTGAATTGGTTAACTTCCAAAAGTTGCTGTGTATTCATTGTGCAAGATGGGGGGTGATTGATTGTTTCAAGATATTTTCAGGTGATGTATGATGCCACAGGGGTCAGACTTCATGCTGGTCGCCAAGCTGAAGTAAGTTCTTCGTGTGAGCCTCGGTTGCTTTTAGCTATGTTGCAGGGACACGCCTTGCAtgattaaaatttctttttgtgtgttGCTCCCTGTAATTGTTATATGGTTCTCATTGCAGTTGCTGAATCAAATCGTGTGTGAGCTTCCATCAGAACATCCTTTATCCAACATAAGACCGCTACGTGATTCACTTGGGCATACTCCACTTCAGGTTTGTTGCAATCTTGCTGAACTTCATTTCAATTGTTAGTGTTTCTCCTTTAACGTCTTATGCATTAGGTGTTCATGATTTATTTTGAAGTCACTGGTTCAACCGAGCATTCAACTTGAACATGATATTATGCTACTATATCTGCTGGAAGTTAGTCACTCAAAAGGCGTATATGTTCGCAACAATATGTTTGCACCAGTGCATATATGCAATCTGATGCACCTTTTAAAATTTGGCAGTTCAATAGAATGGGATTTTGACTTGTCagttaataggaaaaaaaaaatagcacttGGCTCTTAAATAGAATGAAGTTTGTTTCCTGAGACTCCTGTTTGTGCATAACTCATTTCCCTCTtaccctccctctctctctttctctctctcaagttgCCAAGTAACCAGTGCACATCATTTCCCTATTCTGGAAAGATCTCAGGGGACAAGGGAAAAGGATGGAATATTTGCATATATGGCTTGACCACTAATATAATTTCCCTTATTTTTGTACTGTATAAGGCTTGAGAGCAGATACATGTTGCTTGTATGCAcatgtacttatcaaaaaaaaaaaatgtatgcacATGTAAAGATACTAAGCAGGgcagacaatttttgacacaagcTGCGAGCCCGACACGAATCTAACATGAAATTAGTGAGTTAGGGTTGAGGGTCTAcaccgtttaattaaattggctGAATTaggattgacctatatagttttatacccatttttcGACACAATCCGATGCCGTGAACATGAATTATCACCCCTAGTACTAAGGGCAAAGTTGAATGACCATTCTGCTATGAGGGAGAAACTTTAAgtaaattttattcttctttcatAAATATATCGACATCCATGTGCTAATATCCTTTTATTTGGTCTGATACAGGTTATTGCTGGGGCTGTGTTGGGATGCATAGTAGCGTTTCTGATGAGAAATTCCAAGTAGGATATCAGATGACAAATAATATTTCATCCTTTTCACTTTGGATACATGTAAACTGCATACTTGTAATGTGGATACTCTTATACTGCAACTACCATTCTTGGGCTCCTATTCAGCCATACCATTTGAGTTCCTTTGTAATTCTTCATTTGTACTTCATTAAGCATAATGAATGGGAACTACCATTCTTGGGCCCCTCTTTaattcatcatttttatttcattcagCATAATGAATAGAAAAGTTTAGGGGTGTAAATTCAATTGCGTGTCAGCTTGAGTCATGTTGATTTATGGGTATAATGTATATGTGAACCTAACtcaattcatttaaataaatgggCTAAACCATACtcttgactcatttaattaaacgttTGTGGATTGTGTTAAAAATTATCAGTAGTATATGTCACGTGTCAGGTTCGAGTGGTGTACGTTGGATCAGATCGTTTGATTTTAACTTGTTAATTTCATGTTAGGCTTTTGCTAAGTtcacatataaaaaaagaaaaactttagtTTAACCCTTTGAACTTTCACACGATTTGACAAACTTTTATCTCCCCgaactttcaaatcttttaCTTTGGACTCccgaacttttaattgctctcaatgtaaACCCC
This window of the Corylus avellana chromosome ca5, CavTom2PMs-1.0 genome carries:
- the LOC132180494 gene encoding uncharacterized protein LOC132180494; amino-acid sequence: MDEVITAADATRTTSSAAAAPTSLLPSNLPLLSAILACALAQFLKLFTTWYKEKRWDSKRMLDSGGMPSSHSATVTALVVAIGLQEGTGGPAFAIAVVLACVVMYDATGVRLHAGRQAELLNQIVCELPSEHPLSNIRPLRDSLGHTPLQVIAGAVLGCIVAFLMRNSK